A window from Salvia miltiorrhiza cultivar Shanhuang (shh) chromosome 2, IMPLAD_Smil_shh, whole genome shotgun sequence encodes these proteins:
- the LOC131012666 gene encoding protein PHR1-LIKE 3-like isoform X1: MIMRRRQLLDDSVQIAEALRMQMEVQRKLEQKMEVQRHLQLRIEAQGRYLQSVLNKAKETQHHLLHSASDHSSLSKAKQKDSEMNYAGNRRIFSKEDKGIVCAI, from the exons ATGATTATGAGAAGAAGGCAGCTTCTTGATGATAG TGTGCAGATTGCGGAAGCTCTGAGAATGCAGATGGAGGTGCAGAGGAAGCTGGAGCAGAAAATGGAGGTGCAGAGACATTTGCAGCTGAGAATCGAAGCTCAAGGAAGGTACCTGCAGTCGGTGCTCAACAAGGCCAAGGAGACTCAACATCACCTGCTCCACTCCGCCTCGGACCACAGCTCTCTCAGTAAAGCAAAGCAAAAAG ACAGTGAAATGAATTATGCCGGAAATAGGAGGATATTCAGCAAGGAAGACAAGGGGATTGTGTGTgcaatttag
- the LOC131012666 gene encoding myb family transcription factor PHL8-like isoform X2 has product MIMRRRQLLDDSVQIAEALRMQMEVQRKLEQKMEVQRHLQLRIEAQGRYLQSVLNKAKETQHHLLHSASDHSSLSKAKQKVK; this is encoded by the exons ATGATTATGAGAAGAAGGCAGCTTCTTGATGATAG TGTGCAGATTGCGGAAGCTCTGAGAATGCAGATGGAGGTGCAGAGGAAGCTGGAGCAGAAAATGGAGGTGCAGAGACATTTGCAGCTGAGAATCGAAGCTCAAGGAAGGTACCTGCAGTCGGTGCTCAACAAGGCCAAGGAGACTCAACATCACCTGCTCCACTCCGCCTCGGACCACAGCTCTCTCAGTAAAGCAAAGCAAAAAG TGAAATGA
- the LOC131012663 gene encoding putative pentatricopeptide repeat-containing protein At1g12700, mitochondrial, which translates to MRSNSAAMFLGRILSISSSKFSTFAIASPHYQSFLVPSFNFDNASCQIRQFSAYPRSDFGSLREPNDAVDLFWEMMRTEPLPSVKLFSKLLSVVVKMKQYSLALHLFDEMLQRDIPINHFTLTIAIDGCCRLKRPDFGFAIVGIFFKRGYEPTVVTFTILIKGLLLVGRIPEAAKVLGKLSAYQLCEPDEYMYNTIINGLCKAGDILQAIELLCSLEKGKGNCKPDVYAYNIVIDGLCKEGKVDEGLHLLSTLGDKGISPNIVTYNSIIKGLCNHRREDEAEDIFKKMIVCPDVVTCNIFVDAWCRDGNVEEAEHLLVSMKEIDVHPNIVTYNALINGYCLQGKMDEAGRIFQLAVNSGIKPDIISYNSLMNGYCKMGRADEVSRLFAIIRAKRLERNVVSYSIMLHALFCEGKCEDGLKLIKEMEALQVSPDIKTYNILLDGLCGAHRITEAFSMLHTMEDKSIIPNIVAYNVLIEGLCNDNRVGEAKDLFDKLPSKGLQPDVITYNILIGGLCNDDKVGEAKDLFDELQSKGLQPEIITYNILIDGLCNDNKVGEAKDFFDELPSKGLQPDVITYNILIGALCKEGHIAEAKDMFLELPSKGLQPDIITYTILIGALCEEGQIEGAKDLMMQMVNNGCLPNSVTYNVFVQGLLKRNKMHDAIQLLEEVDSRGFTLDKTAYSTLIEPMKREGRDSVLIDKVKKLVPKDFYFS; encoded by the coding sequence ATGAGGTCGAACTCCGCCGCCATGTTTCTGGGTAGAATTTTGTCGATTTCTTCATCTAAATTCTCCACCTTTGCCATCGCTTCTCCACATTATCAATCATTTCTTGTACCCAGTTTTAATTTTGATAATGCCAGCTGCCAAATCAGACAATTCTCCGCCTATCCCAGATCCGATTTTGGATCTCTGCGTGAGCCCAACGATGCCGTCGATCTATTTTGGGAGATGATGAGAACGGAGCCGCTTCCTTCTGTTAAGCTTTTCTCGAAATTGCTGAGTGTTGTGGTGAAGATGAAACAATACTCTCTTGCCCTTCATCTGTTCGACGAAATGCTTCAGAGGGATATTCCTATAAATCACTTCACGTTGACTATCGCAATTGATGGCTGTTGCCGACTGAAAAGACCTGATTTTGGGTTTGCGATCGTAGGCATTTTTTTCAAGCGTGGGTACGAGCCTACTGTTGTAACCTTTACCATTCTCATCAAAGGCCTTCTGTTGGTTGGAAGGATTCCAGAGGCAGCTAAAGTGTTGGGGAAGCTGTCAGCTTACCAACTGTGCGAGCCCGATGAATAtatgtataatactataattAATGGATTATGCAAAGCTGGGGATATTCTCCAGGCGATTGAGTTGCTCTGCTCATTGGAAAAGGGAAAAGGGAACTGCAAACCCGATGTCTATGCTTACAACATAGTCATTGATGGTCTATGCAAGGAAGGAAAGGTGGACGAAGGTCTCCATCTCCTCTCCACTCTGGGTGATAAGGGGATTTCACCCAATATTGTGACATACAATTCAATAATCAAGGGGTTGTGCAATCATCGTAGAGAGGATGAGGCTGAAGACATTTTCAAGAAGATGATTGTCTGCCCAGATGTGGTGACGTGTAATATCTTTGTGGATGCTTGGTGCAGAGATGGAAATGTGGAAGAGGCCGAGCATTTGTTGGTATCTATGAAGGAGATTGATGTTCACCCCAACATTGTCACATACAATGCATTGATTAATGGGTATTGCTTGCAAGGGAAAATGGATGAAGCCGGACGTATTTTCCAATTGGCAGTCAACTCTGGAATCAAGCCCGATATCATCAGCTACAATAGCTTGATGAACGGCTATTGCAAAATGGGGCGAGCCGATGAAGTTTCACGTCTTTTTGCCATAATTCGTGCCAAAAGGTTAGAACGTAATGTGGTTTCTTATAGCATAATGCTGCATGCCTTATTTTGTGAAGGCAAGTGTGAAGACGGCTTGAAGCTGATCAAAGAGATGGAAGCTCTACAGGTGTCTCCGGATATCAAGACTTACAATATCTTGTTGGATGGTTTGTGTGGAGCTCATCGTATTACTGAAGCTTTTTCAATGTTGCATACCATGGAAGATAAAAGCATCATTCCAAACATAGTAGCATACAATGTTCTCATTGAGGGATTGTGCAACGACAACAGAGTCGGTGAAGCAAAGGATTTGTTTGACAAGCTTCCATCCAAAGGTTTGCAGCCTGACGTCATAACATATAACATTCTCATTGGGGGATTGTGCAACGATGACAAAGTAGGAGAAGCAAAGGATTTGTTTGACGAGCTTCAATCCAAAGGTTTGCAGCCTGAAATCATAACATATAACATTCTTATTGATGGATTGTGCAACGACAACAAAGTCGGAGAAGCAAAGGATTTCTTTGACGAGCTTCCATCCAAAGGTTTGCAGCCTGACGTCATAACATATAATATTCTCATTGGTGCACTTTGCAAAGAAGGGCATATAGCGGAGGCTAAGGATATGTTCCTTGAGCTTCCATCCAAAGGTTTGCAGCCTGACATCATAACATATACAATCCTTATAGGTGCACTTTGTGAGGAAGGGCAGATAGAGGGTGCTAAGGATTTGATGATGCAAATGGTAAACAACGGTTGCTTGCCTAATAGTGTGACATACAATGTTTTCGTTCAAGGTCTTCTCAAAAGGAACAAGATGCATGATGCTATACAACTGTTGGAAGAGGTGGATTCAAGGGGATTCACACTTGACAAAACTGCATATTCGACGTTGATCGAACCTATGAAAAGAGAAGGTAGAGATAGTGTTCTAATTGATAAGGTTAAGAAACTCGTACCAAAGGACTTCTATTTTAGTTAG
- the LOC131012667 gene encoding uncharacterized protein LOC131012667, which yields MPIFTPPLIKLILSKIRKLQQKNQIDNHHSQFHISTARKVCKGVLSRRSCSLLKRLVNFDSATRSFDSAAMDFLRFKLTIQFKKMEREFWLAPAFGGQNLQ from the exons ATGCCGATATTCACTCCCCCACTCATCAAACTTATTCTATCGAAAATTAGGAAACTGCAGCAAAAAAATCAAATCGACAACCACCATTCCCAATTCCATATCTCGACGGCGCGGAAAGTTTGTAAG GGAGTTTTGAGTCGGCGATCCTGTTCGTTGTTAAAGAGATTGGTGAA TTTTGATTCAGCAACGAGGTCCTTTGATTCAGCTGCTATGGACTTCTTGAGATTCAAGCTCACAATCCAATTTAAGAAGATGGAAAGAGAATTCTGGTTGGCACCTGCATTTGGAGGCCAAAATTTgcaataa
- the LOC131012668 gene encoding uncharacterized protein LOC131012668 — translation MVSACFYSTPRHHKAQSSTYTLEVRRNPPYRRIFWKQGEALCIDAYFGSKAKPSTSAYILEARGITPHRRILWKQGEALHIDVYFGSKAKHSALAHTLEARQNTPHRGILWKQGEALRISAYFGSKTKHSASAHTLEARQSIPHQRIKLEVQV, via the coding sequence ATGGTGAGCGCGTGCTTCTACTCCACTCCTAGGCATCATAAAGCTCAAAGCTCGACGTATACTTTGGAAGTAAGGCGAAACCCTCCATATCGACGTATATTTTGGAAGCAAGGGGAAGCACTCTGCATCGacgcatactttggaagcaaggcgaaACCCTCCACATCGGCGTATATTTTGGAAGCAAGGGGAATCACTCCGCATCGGcgcatactttggaagcaaggcgaagCCCTCCATATCGAtgtatactttggaagcaaggcgaaACACTCCGCATTGGcgcatactttggaagcaaggcaaAACACTCCGCATCGGggcatactttggaagcaaggcgaagCACTCCGCATCAGcgcatactttggaagcaagacGAAACACTCCGCATCGGcgcatactttggaagcaaggcaaAGCATTCCGCATCAGCGCATAAAGCTCGAAGTTCAAGTTTAA